In one Corynebacterium bovis DSM 20582 = CIP 54.80 genomic region, the following are encoded:
- a CDS encoding lipase family protein, which yields MTTLRPRAAVAALTLSLAVAVPTAVPASAAAPAQAPAPAPGAGAPAAPIIPGPASSAAVGSSALPSLPTSAENQAFFAAPDAATLAAAAPGDILRERDLTVTIAGVPTPVRMTQILYRTTDALDRPSATVTSVLHPLNPSGEVLVYDSLYDTLNPEDNPSRFLTGTANVDDLIYTPEVMYATPALLSGKTVVISDIQGPNADFGAGPEYGAATLDGLRAARASANTGVEPGQKTAIFGYSGGAIGSAWAAAMLDSYAPELRPDIVGVVEGGVLVNPERALTYAGNSPLWAGVVGMAITGLDRAYDLHLRDYLNATGQAMMDDLKDKGLLAAAGRYANLHWKDIAAPGYEDIRSVPRLGEVLDKINLVNAPAPSVPVLLTQGDAGFWELTPQVNAANTTGDGVMTTTDVHALRDKYRAAGTPLTYREYGLLSHSVSTLATMGESLGWLTDRFVGKPVPDSLPTPPPAAAAGSR from the coding sequence ATGACCACCCTCCGCCCCCGCGCCGCCGTTGCGGCGCTGACCCTCTCCCTCGCCGTGGCCGTCCCGACCGCCGTGCCCGCCTCGGCGGCCGCCCCGGCCCAGGCCCCCGCCCCCGCCCCGGGCGCCGGGGCCCCGGCCGCCCCGATCATCCCGGGGCCGGCGTCGAGCGCGGCGGTCGGGTCGTCGGCCCTGCCGTCCCTGCCGACCTCCGCCGAGAACCAGGCCTTCTTCGCGGCCCCCGACGCCGCCACCCTCGCGGCCGCCGCCCCGGGCGACATCCTCCGCGAGCGTGACCTCACCGTCACCATCGCCGGCGTCCCCACCCCGGTCCGCATGACCCAGATCCTCTACCGCACGACCGACGCGCTCGACCGGCCGTCCGCGACCGTCACCTCCGTGCTCCACCCGCTGAACCCGTCCGGCGAGGTGCTCGTCTACGACTCGCTCTACGACACCCTCAACCCGGAGGACAACCCCTCCCGCTTCCTCACGGGCACGGCGAACGTCGACGACCTCATCTACACGCCCGAGGTCATGTACGCCACGCCGGCGCTGCTCTCCGGCAAGACCGTCGTCATCTCCGACATCCAGGGCCCGAACGCGGACTTCGGCGCCGGCCCGGAGTACGGTGCCGCGACGCTCGACGGCCTCCGCGCCGCCCGGGCCTCGGCGAACACGGGCGTGGAGCCCGGCCAGAAGACCGCGATCTTCGGCTACTCCGGCGGGGCCATCGGCAGCGCGTGGGCGGCGGCGATGCTGGACAGCTACGCCCCGGAGCTGCGGCCGGACATCGTCGGTGTCGTCGAGGGCGGTGTGCTCGTGAACCCGGAGCGCGCCCTGACCTACGCCGGGAACAGCCCGCTGTGGGCGGGCGTCGTCGGCATGGCCATCACCGGCCTCGACCGGGCCTACGACCTGCACCTGCGCGACTACCTCAACGCCACCGGCCAGGCGATGATGGACGACCTCAAGGACAAGGGGCTCCTCGCCGCGGCGGGGCGGTACGCGAACCTCCACTGGAAGGACATCGCCGCCCCCGGCTACGAGGACATCCGCTCCGTCCCGCGGCTCGGCGAGGTGCTGGACAAGATCAACCTCGTCAACGCGCCCGCGCCGTCGGTGCCCGTGCTGCTCACCCAGGGTGACGCCGGGTTCTGGGAGCTCACCCCGCAGGTCAACGCCGCGAACACCACCGGCGACGGCGTCATGACCACCACCGACGTCCACGCGCTGCGGGACAAGTACCGCGCGGCGGGCACCCCGCTGACGTACCGGGAGTACGGCCTGCTCAGCCACAGTGTCTCGACGCTGGCGACGATGGGCGAGTCCCTCGGCTGGCTCACGGACCGCTTCGTCGGCAAGCCGGTGCCGGACAGCCTGCCGACGCCCCCGCCGGCGGCCGCCGCGGGCTCCCGCTGA
- a CDS encoding amino acid permease has product MKNRHLQLIAIGGAIGTGLFMGAGKTISLAGPSVILVYAVIGFMLFFVMRAMGELLLSNLSYKSLRDAVSDILGPEAGYVTGWTYWFCWIVTGMADIVAITGYIQYWWADVPLWLPGVLTILLLLGLNLVAVRLFGEIEFWFAIIKILAIAVLVLVGVGMVLTHFHGPGGQAQVSNLVDHGGVFPNGFRGFLGGFQIAIFAFVGVELAGTAAAETQDPERTLPKAINAIPWRIALFYILALAVIMTVIPWNEVASNSSPFVQMFALAGLPAAAGIVNFVVLTSAASSANSGIFSTSRMLFGLALEGAAPRAMGALSVRKVPAVALMMSVVCLVPGVVLLYAGSTVMDAFTVVTTVSSVMFMVVWTLIIVSYIVYRRRRPELHRASSYRMPGGVVMCVVLLAFFAAMIVILATAADTRAALAVTPVWFVVLAVGWFASGGRAAAAGRVDAA; this is encoded by the coding sequence CTGAAGAACCGCCACCTCCAGCTCATCGCCATCGGCGGCGCCATCGGCACGGGCCTGTTCATGGGCGCGGGCAAGACGATCTCCCTCGCCGGGCCGTCGGTGATCCTCGTCTACGCCGTCATCGGGTTCATGCTCTTCTTCGTCATGCGCGCGATGGGCGAGCTGCTCCTGTCGAACCTGTCCTACAAGTCGCTGCGCGACGCCGTGTCGGACATCCTCGGCCCGGAGGCCGGCTACGTCACCGGCTGGACGTACTGGTTCTGCTGGATCGTCACCGGCATGGCGGACATCGTCGCCATCACCGGGTACATCCAGTACTGGTGGGCGGACGTGCCGCTGTGGCTGCCGGGCGTGCTGACGATCCTCCTGCTGCTCGGGCTCAACCTCGTGGCCGTGCGCCTGTTCGGCGAGATCGAGTTCTGGTTCGCCATCATCAAGATCCTCGCCATCGCCGTGCTCGTGCTCGTCGGCGTCGGCATGGTCCTCACCCACTTCCACGGCCCGGGCGGGCAGGCGCAGGTCTCCAACCTCGTCGACCACGGCGGCGTGTTCCCCAACGGTTTCCGCGGCTTCCTCGGCGGCTTCCAGATCGCGATCTTCGCCTTCGTCGGCGTGGAGCTCGCCGGCACCGCCGCCGCGGAGACCCAGGACCCGGAGCGCACCCTCCCGAAGGCGATCAACGCGATCCCGTGGCGCATCGCCCTGTTCTACATCCTCGCGCTCGCGGTCATCATGACGGTCATCCCGTGGAACGAGGTCGCGTCGAACTCCAGCCCGTTCGTCCAGATGTTCGCGCTCGCCGGGCTGCCGGCGGCGGCGGGGATCGTGAACTTCGTGGTGCTCACGTCGGCGGCGTCGTCGGCGAACAGCGGCATCTTCTCGACGTCCCGGATGCTGTTCGGCCTCGCGCTCGAGGGCGCGGCGCCGCGCGCGATGGGGGCGCTGTCCGTGCGGAAGGTCCCCGCGGTCGCGCTCATGATGTCCGTCGTGTGCCTCGTCCCCGGGGTGGTGCTGCTGTACGCCGGGTCGACGGTCATGGACGCGTTCACGGTGGTCACGACCGTCTCCTCCGTGATGTTCATGGTGGTGTGGACGCTCATCATCGTGTCGTACATCGTCTACCGGCGCCGGCGGCCGGAGCTGCACCGGGCGTCGTCGTACCGGATGCCCGGCGGGGTGGTGATGTGCGTGGTCCTGCTGGCGTTCTTCGCCGCGATGATCGTCATCCTCGCGACGGCCGCGGACACCCGGGCGGCGCTGGCCGTCACGCCGGTGTGGTTCGTGGTCCTCGCGGTGGGGTGGTTCGCGTCCGGTGGTCGCGCCGCCGCGGCCGGGAGGGTCGACGCCGCCTGA
- a CDS encoding ABC transporter substrate-binding protein yields the protein MNTRSTRPHRRRPVTVVASVLAASALTLGLAACSTDSPAPSPQGNGDASVSLDGPGFRTADADTAALGTDAKEGQWPRTIRHAKGETTLERRPERVVVIDGGELDVALAYGVTPVGVVTSGGGETPSYLADRTAGVETAGTYKDPNLEKIAALKPDLIIGSALRVGELYDRLSQIAPTVLSIRPGVPWKEDARLFAQAMGREKEYREVFGRYNDRVAALRGRIPADGTVSLVRFMGEEVRLYANGSFAGVILKDLGIARPPVEDVPDLRVKLSEEKIDSISGDRVLYSAYGDQGEGQLRRVVDGPLWSRVPAVEKGRAEQVPDETWFLGLGPLGADRVLDDLERMYP from the coding sequence ATGAACACGCGCTCCACACGGCCACACCGCCGCCGCCCCGTCACCGTCGTCGCCTCCGTCCTCGCCGCCTCGGCGCTGACCCTCGGCCTCGCGGCGTGCTCCACCGACTCCCCGGCCCCGTCCCCCCAGGGCAACGGCGACGCCTCCGTGAGCCTCGACGGCCCGGGCTTCCGCACCGCCGACGCGGACACCGCCGCCCTCGGCACGGACGCGAAGGAAGGGCAGTGGCCGCGCACGATCCGCCACGCGAAGGGCGAGACCACGCTGGAGCGCCGGCCCGAGCGCGTCGTCGTCATCGACGGCGGGGAGCTGGACGTCGCGCTCGCGTACGGCGTCACACCGGTCGGCGTCGTCACCTCCGGTGGGGGAGAGACCCCCTCCTACCTGGCCGACCGCACGGCCGGCGTCGAGACCGCCGGGACCTACAAGGACCCCAACCTGGAGAAGATCGCCGCCCTGAAGCCGGACCTCATCATCGGCAGCGCGCTGCGCGTCGGCGAGCTCTACGACCGCCTGTCCCAGATCGCGCCGACGGTCCTGTCGATCCGCCCCGGCGTGCCGTGGAAGGAGGACGCGCGCCTGTTCGCGCAGGCCATGGGCCGGGAGAAGGAGTACCGGGAGGTCTTCGGCCGGTACAACGACCGGGTCGCCGCGCTGCGCGGCCGCATCCCCGCCGACGGCACGGTGTCGCTCGTCCGGTTCATGGGCGAGGAGGTGCGCCTCTACGCCAACGGCAGTTTCGCCGGCGTGATCCTCAAGGACCTCGGCATCGCCCGCCCGCCGGTGGAGGACGTGCCCGACCTGCGGGTGAAGCTGTCGGAGGAGAAGATCGACTCGATCAGCGGCGACCGCGTGCTCTACAGCGCCTACGGCGACCAGGGGGAGGGGCAGCTGCGGAGGGTTGTCGACGGCCCCCTGTGGTCACGGGTCCCGGCGGTGGAGAAGGGTCGCGCGGAGCAGGTTCCCGACGAGACGTGGTTCCTGGGTCTCGGCCCGCTGGGGGCGGACCGGGTTCTCGACGACCTGGAGCGCATGTACCCGTAG